The following are encoded together in the Salinibacterium sp. UTAS2018 genome:
- a CDS encoding NAD(P)/FAD-dependent oxidoreductase — MSGAGDDAVAAGAADDAVTEPSVSPVVDVIVVGGGPVGLAAAINARMHGLTALVIEPRTGTIDKACGEGVMPGAVTELAALGVHPRGRRIAGISYQDGTRTAEHRFASDAALGVRRTELHRALTERAIELGVEFDHGKVEAIEQHGDRAQMDGRSRSANRAESGQGGTKAQASAVSAHLADVRTIEGRWMLGCDGLHSTVRELVGLAARPRRARRRDSRRFGIRQHFEVAPWTDLVEVHWAPTAELYVTPVSDTEVGVAVLGPRGTSFDEALASVPVLAERLRHATPASTVRGAGPLLQNTTGQRAGRVLLVGDAAGYVDAITGEGIRLGLAEARAAIECLVAGKPERYEREWRRVTRDFRMLTTGLVAAANSPLRRAIVPVAARLPGIYGRIVESLAR, encoded by the coding sequence ATGAGTGGTGCGGGTGACGATGCGGTCGCTGCAGGTGCGGCCGATGATGCGGTGACCGAACCGAGCGTTTCGCCGGTCGTGGACGTCATCGTCGTCGGTGGCGGGCCGGTCGGTCTCGCCGCTGCCATCAATGCGCGGATGCACGGCCTCACCGCCCTTGTGATCGAGCCCCGCACCGGCACCATCGACAAAGCCTGCGGCGAAGGAGTCATGCCCGGCGCCGTCACCGAACTCGCCGCCCTCGGGGTTCACCCACGCGGGCGCAGGATCGCGGGTATTAGTTACCAAGACGGCACTCGCACCGCCGAACACCGCTTCGCTTCGGATGCCGCGCTCGGCGTCCGTCGCACCGAACTGCACCGGGCGCTCACCGAGCGCGCGATCGAGCTAGGCGTCGAGTTCGACCACGGCAAGGTTGAGGCGATCGAGCAGCATGGCGACAGGGCTCAGATGGATGGCCGGAGCCGCAGTGCGAACCGCGCAGAAAGCGGCCAAGGCGGCACGAAGGCGCAAGCGAGCGCGGTATCCGCGCACCTCGCTGACGTTCGCACCATCGAGGGGCGGTGGATGCTCGGCTGCGATGGTCTGCACTCCACAGTGCGCGAGCTGGTTGGCCTGGCCGCGCGCCCTCGCCGCGCGAGGCGACGTGATTCTCGGCGGTTCGGCATCCGGCAGCACTTTGAGGTTGCTCCGTGGACTGATCTCGTGGAGGTGCATTGGGCGCCGACGGCTGAGTTGTATGTCACGCCGGTGAGCGACACCGAGGTGGGTGTTGCGGTGCTGGGCCCGCGCGGAACATCGTTCGATGAGGCGTTGGCGAGTGTGCCGGTGCTCGCCGAACGCCTACGCCATGCAACCCCCGCCTCGACGGTGCGGGGTGCTGGCCCACTGTTGCAGAACACCACCGGGCAGCGCGCGGGCCGAGTGCTGCTCGTGGGCGATGCCGCTGGCTACGTCGATGCGATCACGGGGGAGGGCATCCGCTTAGGGCTGGCGGAAGCGCGCGCTGCGATCGAGTGCCTCGTCGCAGGCAAACCCGAACGGTACGAACGCGAATGGCGTCGAGTGACCCGCGACTTTCGGATGCTCACCACCGGGCTCGTGGCGGCCGCGAACTCACCGCTGCGCCGAGCTATCGTGCCGGTCGCCGCGCGGTTGCCCGGCATTTACGGTCGCATTGTGGAAAGCCTGGCCCGCTAG
- a CDS encoding peptidoglycan-binding protein yields the protein MTDSPTELSLYEKPRRRIVPALALGFVVLLVGAGVGWAASTVLTPAKDVLDSTAFTFVEVVDGEVGSSINLNTVAEWTPVPVGSNQASGTVTSVAIAAGDEAKQGSILYTVNLRPVVVAQGSIPAFRSLELWTEGADVKQLQAMLSDLGFYEWTPDGEFDYATYWAVRAWQESLGLERDGVVQSGDLVFVPSLPSRLALDTDVVKRGASLGGGEAVVKGLLPSPTFEIPVTESQSSLMPNGTRVEITNGDAVWEAVVVDRETSESGETTIVLAGADDSVICGDECSTIPVTGQTLLSSRIVTVETVSGLVVPSAALLSGADGTISVIDSEAVAHDVTVVTSARGMSVIEGVPAGTRVRVPASGE from the coding sequence ATGACAGATTCCCCCACGGAGCTGAGCCTCTACGAAAAACCGCGCCGCCGCATCGTGCCCGCGTTGGCTCTCGGCTTCGTGGTGCTCCTCGTGGGCGCCGGTGTGGGCTGGGCGGCATCCACTGTTCTCACTCCGGCAAAGGACGTACTTGATTCAACGGCGTTCACCTTTGTCGAGGTTGTCGACGGTGAGGTCGGGTCGAGCATCAACCTGAACACTGTTGCTGAATGGACGCCTGTTCCTGTGGGCAGCAATCAGGCCTCCGGAACAGTCACGAGTGTGGCAATTGCGGCTGGCGATGAGGCGAAGCAGGGCAGCATTCTCTATACGGTGAACTTGCGGCCCGTCGTCGTCGCCCAAGGGTCGATCCCCGCGTTCCGCTCTCTCGAATTGTGGACAGAGGGGGCAGATGTGAAGCAATTGCAGGCGATGCTCTCCGACCTCGGTTTCTATGAGTGGACTCCCGACGGAGAGTTCGATTACGCCACCTATTGGGCTGTTCGAGCCTGGCAAGAAAGTCTTGGCCTTGAGCGCGATGGAGTCGTGCAGTCGGGCGATCTCGTTTTTGTGCCCTCACTGCCTTCGCGCTTGGCGCTCGACACCGACGTGGTCAAGCGCGGCGCAAGTCTCGGCGGGGGCGAAGCCGTCGTGAAGGGGTTGCTACCGTCACCCACTTTTGAGATTCCGGTCACCGAATCGCAGTCTTCACTCATGCCCAACGGCACCCGGGTAGAAATCACGAACGGTGACGCGGTGTGGGAAGCGGTCGTCGTCGATCGTGAAACCTCAGAGTCGGGAGAAACCACGATCGTTCTCGCGGGCGCTGATGACAGTGTTATTTGCGGCGACGAATGCTCCACCATTCCAGTGACAGGGCAAACACTGCTGTCGTCTCGCATCGTCACCGTTGAGACGGTAAGCGGACTTGTTGTTCCCTCGGCTGCGTTGTTGAGCGGTGCTGACGGCACCATCAGCGTGATCGACTCCGAGGCCGTTGCCCATGACGTCACCGTCGTCACGAGTGCTCGTGGAATGTCCGTGATCGAAGGCGTGCCGGCGGGAACTCGCGTGCGGGTCCCGGCCTCGGGAGAATAG
- a CDS encoding ABC transporter ATP-binding protein → MPHELLEARGITFGYNRNTPILSDWDATFSAGEVVALTGPSGRGKSTLLYLLGLMLKPGAGDVLLDGVESTRLPDAQRARLRATLFGFVFQDAALDATRTVLDNVIETALYRGEPRDTAQGRALELMAQFGVNLRAHHTPGQVSGGQAQRIALCRALLNNPRILLADEPTGNLDPDSATIVVDAMREQAANGGTVVVATHDPALVARCDRVIQL, encoded by the coding sequence GTGCCCCACGAGCTGCTCGAAGCACGCGGAATCACCTTCGGTTACAACCGGAACACGCCCATCCTCAGCGACTGGGATGCCACCTTCTCGGCCGGAGAAGTCGTCGCCCTGACTGGCCCCTCGGGCCGAGGCAAGTCAACGTTGCTCTACCTCCTCGGGCTCATGCTTAAACCGGGCGCCGGGGACGTGCTGCTCGACGGCGTCGAGTCAACGCGCCTGCCTGATGCCCAGCGTGCCCGCCTGCGGGCAACCCTTTTCGGCTTCGTGTTTCAGGATGCCGCTCTTGACGCGACTCGCACAGTGCTCGATAACGTGATCGAGACTGCTCTCTACCGCGGCGAGCCAAGGGATACCGCTCAGGGCCGTGCGCTTGAACTGATGGCGCAGTTCGGCGTCAACCTGCGGGCGCACCACACCCCAGGACAGGTGTCGGGTGGGCAAGCTCAACGCATTGCTCTCTGCCGGGCTCTGCTCAACAACCCTCGCATCCTGCTGGCCGACGAACCCACCGGAAACCTGGATCCCGACTCGGCGACCATCGTCGTCGACGCGATGAGGGAGCAGGCGGCGAACGGCGGCACCGTTGTTGTTGCCACCCACGACCCTGCGCTCGTTGCTCGCTGCGACAGGGTGATCCAACTATGA
- a CDS encoding FtsX-like permease family protein — MSALRRMLAILREGTATARSQPVASVVTIIMIAGMCATVLLTTGRTVGAEQAVLGTIDSTGTRAVVVRAESGAGLNSSVLERLANVDGIAWAGAFGGALDVRNAAILDGPPVPVRLAYGDDIQALTGALPLSDVSALASELALEQLGMPDETGGVVSSSGADYAIAGRITVPDYLAFLEPLVVVPQQQESGAAPADVSVLVVIAERPDLVAPIAAAVRSVLAVDDPSKVTIATSESLAELRLLVQGQLGSFGRNLVLVVFALTAVLAAAILYGLVMLRRKDFGRRRALGASQGLIVGLLLAQVAVLSSIGATIGSVAAALGLQLSGDPLPGLNFFLAVAILAIVTGLIAALIPALAAARRDPLKELRVP, encoded by the coding sequence ATGAGTGCCCTGCGGCGGATGCTCGCCATCCTGCGTGAGGGAACAGCGACGGCACGTAGCCAGCCCGTCGCATCCGTTGTCACGATCATCATGATCGCCGGAATGTGCGCGACCGTCTTACTGACGACCGGGCGCACGGTCGGTGCCGAGCAGGCCGTTCTTGGCACCATCGATTCCACCGGAACTCGCGCGGTTGTGGTGCGCGCCGAGAGTGGTGCCGGTCTGAACTCTTCTGTTCTTGAGCGCCTCGCCAACGTGGATGGCATCGCGTGGGCGGGCGCCTTCGGGGGAGCGCTCGATGTTCGTAACGCTGCGATTCTGGATGGCCCGCCGGTGCCGGTGCGGCTGGCCTACGGTGACGATATTCAGGCATTGACTGGAGCGCTGCCGCTGAGCGATGTGTCGGCCTTGGCGTCAGAACTAGCGCTTGAGCAATTGGGGATGCCGGATGAGACCGGGGGAGTGGTCTCCTCGAGCGGCGCCGACTATGCGATCGCGGGTCGCATCACAGTGCCCGATTACCTCGCCTTTCTCGAACCGCTCGTTGTCGTGCCTCAGCAGCAGGAGTCGGGGGCGGCGCCGGCGGACGTCAGTGTCCTCGTCGTGATTGCGGAGCGCCCAGACCTCGTTGCGCCGATTGCTGCGGCTGTTCGCTCAGTGCTTGCGGTGGATGACCCCTCCAAAGTGACGATCGCGACGAGTGAATCTTTGGCCGAACTGCGGTTGCTAGTGCAGGGTCAGCTCGGCAGCTTCGGCCGTAATCTGGTGCTCGTGGTCTTCGCGTTAACGGCAGTGCTTGCCGCCGCAATTCTGTACGGGCTCGTGATGCTGCGCCGAAAAGACTTTGGCCGCCGGCGCGCGTTAGGGGCCTCCCAAGGGCTCATCGTGGGGCTGCTCCTCGCGCAGGTAGCAGTTCTGAGTAGTATCGGCGCGACCATCGGCAGTGTCGCCGCGGCGCTCGGACTGCAGCTGAGCGGTGACCCGCTACCGGGGTTGAACTTCTTCCTGGCAGTAGCCATCTTGGCGATCGTCACCGGGCTCATTGCTGCCCTCATCCCGGCGCTCGCCGCCGCTCGCCGTGACCCCCTTAAGGAGCTTCGGGTTCCGTAA
- a CDS encoding isoprenylcysteine carboxyl methyltransferase family protein, with translation MTVIAYIALIVGTSMERLYELRISKRNAAAAFERGGREYGQKHFPWMVALHTGLLIACVVEVIVADRPFLLWLGIPMLVITLLCQAARYWIINSLGAQWNTRVIVVPGAGRVQNRGPYKLTWLPHPNYLVVAIEGIALPLVHTAWVTAIVFTVLNAVLLLAFRIPTENRALRELTP, from the coding sequence ATGACCGTCATTGCCTACATCGCCCTCATCGTGGGCACGAGCATGGAGCGCCTCTATGAGCTGCGTATCTCCAAGCGCAATGCTGCCGCAGCGTTTGAGCGCGGCGGTCGCGAGTATGGGCAGAAGCATTTTCCGTGGATGGTGGCCCTGCACACCGGCTTGCTCATCGCCTGCGTTGTCGAAGTGATCGTCGCCGATCGCCCCTTCCTGCTGTGGCTCGGAATCCCGATGCTCGTCATCACCCTGCTCTGCCAAGCGGCGCGCTATTGGATCATCAACTCGCTTGGTGCTCAGTGGAACACCCGCGTCATCGTCGTGCCCGGGGCCGGCCGTGTGCAGAACCGCGGGCCGTACAAGCTGACGTGGCTGCCGCATCCCAACTACCTAGTTGTCGCAATCGAGGGAATCGCATTGCCGCTCGTGCACACCGCGTGGGTTACGGCGATTGTCTTCACCGTGCTGAATGCGGTGCTGCTGCTGGCGTTCCGCATCCCGACCGAAAACCGGGCCCTGCGCGAACTGACGCCATGA